Proteins encoded together in one Deinococcus irradiatisoli window:
- the rnhA gene encoding ribonuclease HI, with product MTRKFSSPAPRAQSAQARQAQAARDQLPLKACIQPDVPVAGSAVTLYSDGACDTQAGHGGWATILRYGEHTTELSGHAPDTTNNRMELTGLLEGLRALKRPCQVRVVSDSQYLRKAFTDAWILKWQRNGWKTAGGDPVKNQDLWEELVVQARKHALTFVWVRGHAGHAENERVDQLAVAERKKLRR from the coding sequence ATGACCCGCAAGTTCTCTTCCCCCGCGCCCCGCGCCCAGAGCGCCCAGGCCCGGCAGGCCCAGGCGGCCCGCGACCAGTTGCCGCTCAAGGCCTGCATCCAGCCGGACGTGCCGGTGGCCGGCAGCGCCGTCACGCTCTACAGCGACGGCGCCTGCGACACCCAGGCCGGGCACGGCGGCTGGGCCACCATTTTGCGCTACGGCGAGCACACCACCGAACTCAGCGGCCACGCTCCGGACACCACCAACAACCGCATGGAACTCACCGGCCTGCTCGAAGGGCTGCGGGCGCTCAAGCGGCCCTGCCAGGTGCGGGTGGTGAGTGACAGCCAGTACCTGCGCAAGGCCTTTACCGACGCCTGGATTCTCAAGTGGCAGCGCAACGGCTGGAAAACCGCCGGCGGCGATCCGGTGAAAAACCAGGACCTGTGGGAAGAACTGGTGGTGCAGGCCCGCAAACACGCCCTGACCTTCGTGTGGGTGCGCGGCCACGCCGGTCACGCCGAGAATGAGCGGGTCGATCAGCTGGCGGTGGCCGAGCGCAAGAAGCTGCGCCGCTGA
- a CDS encoding MFS transporter, whose translation MTADAPRLTSATITLFAVAVGLIVANLYYAQPLLPQIASAFHVSVGAAARLVTWTQLGYAAGLALIVPLGDSVNRRRLTLGLSALSVLGLLGVAAAPQFWLFALGSVLLGLTSVAAQVLVPFAASLADPQSRGKVVGTVMSGLLLGILLARTVSGLLAAWLGWRWVFVVAAAALTLLTAALWRRLPGGAPQSRLAYGKLLASVVRIVREEPILRRRSLYGLLGFAAFSVFWTSLAFLLSGPPYFYNEAAAGLFGLVGAVGALAASWAGRQADAGHGRRSTGMMALLITASFGLIWWGGNSLWALVLGVAVMDLGVQGLHITNQSEIYRLRPEARSRLTTVYLTSYFAGGVLGSALSSVAYVQLGWAGVCGLGALFGALVLLGWGLERARP comes from the coding sequence GTGACTGCCGACGCGCCGCGCCTGACTTCTGCCACCATCACCCTCTTTGCCGTCGCGGTGGGGCTGATCGTCGCCAATTTGTACTACGCCCAGCCGCTGCTGCCGCAGATCGCCTCGGCGTTTCACGTCAGCGTGGGCGCGGCGGCCCGGCTGGTGACCTGGACGCAGCTGGGCTACGCGGCGGGCCTGGCCCTGATCGTGCCGCTCGGCGACAGCGTGAACCGGCGGCGGCTGACGCTGGGCCTGAGCGCCCTGAGCGTGCTGGGCCTGCTGGGGGTGGCCGCCGCGCCGCAGTTCTGGCTGTTCGCGCTGGGCTCGGTGCTGCTGGGCTTGACCTCGGTGGCGGCCCAGGTGCTGGTGCCGTTCGCCGCCAGCCTGGCCGACCCCCAGAGCCGCGGCAAGGTGGTCGGCACGGTGATGAGCGGATTGCTGCTGGGCATTCTGCTGGCCCGCACCGTCTCGGGCCTGCTGGCCGCCTGGCTGGGCTGGCGCTGGGTGTTCGTGGTCGCCGCCGCTGCCCTGACGCTGCTGACGGCGGCGCTGTGGCGGCGGCTGCCCGGCGGCGCTCCGCAAAGCCGGCTGGCTTACGGAAAGCTGCTGGCCTCGGTGGTTCGGATCGTGCGCGAGGAACCCATTCTGCGGCGGCGCTCGCTGTACGGGCTGCTGGGCTTTGCGGCCTTCAGCGTGTTCTGGACCAGCCTGGCGTTTTTGCTTTCCGGGCCGCCGTATTTCTACAACGAGGCGGCGGCGGGCCTGTTCGGGCTGGTGGGTGCGGTGGGCGCGCTGGCTGCGTCATGGGCGGGCCGGCAGGCCGACGCCGGGCACGGGCGGCGCAGCACCGGAATGATGGCCCTGCTGATCACTGCCTCGTTCGGGCTGATCTGGTGGGGCGGCAATTCGCTGTGGGCGCTGGTTTTGGGTGTGGCTGTCATGGACCTGGGCGTGCAGGGCCTGCACATCACCAACCAGTCGGAGATCTACCGCCTGCGCCCCGAAGCCCGCAGCCGCCTGACCACCGTGTACCTGACCAGCTACTTTGCCGGGGGCGTGCTGGGTTCGGCGCTCTCCAGCGTGGCCTACGTGCAGCTGGGCTGGGCCGGCGTCTGCGGCCTGGGCGCGCTGTTCGGCGCCCTGGTGCTGCTCGGCTGGGGGCTGGAGCGTGCCCGTCCCTAA
- a CDS encoding DUF937 domain-containing protein codes for MDMLNMLGLGQGNAAQLGQQLGASPDQMTAALEAAVPLLLTKLGHNAQDPQAAASISQALDEHDGSALDHVQQGNLPNLQDGQAILGHVFGNQQSSAVNAVSQRAGISPQLAMQILSMVAPLVLGYLSRNRSGGSGGAGNLGGLGSILGSVLGSGGLGGLLGGGQAQGGPAQTGSGGLGDLGGLLGNILGGPSNPAPHSPAGSGVQGGVGLEPLNQQHPQSGNPLEDLIGMFGGQKR; via the coding sequence ATGGATATGCTCAACATGCTCGGCCTCGGACAAGGCAATGCCGCGCAACTCGGCCAGCAACTCGGCGCTTCTCCCGACCAGATGACGGCCGCCCTGGAAGCCGCCGTGCCGCTGCTGCTCACCAAGCTGGGCCACAACGCCCAGGACCCGCAGGCAGCCGCCTCGATCTCGCAGGCGCTCGACGAACACGACGGCAGCGCCCTCGACCACGTGCAGCAGGGCAACCTGCCCAACCTCCAGGACGGTCAGGCCATCCTGGGGCACGTGTTCGGCAACCAGCAGTCCTCGGCGGTCAACGCCGTGAGCCAGCGCGCCGGCATCAGCCCGCAGCTGGCGATGCAGATTCTGTCGATGGTGGCGCCGCTGGTGCTGGGCTACCTCAGCCGCAACCGCAGCGGGGGCAGCGGCGGCGCCGGGAATCTGGGCGGCCTGGGCAGCATCCTCGGCAGCGTGCTGGGCAGCGGCGGTCTGGGCGGGTTGCTGGGCGGCGGGCAGGCGCAGGGCGGCCCGGCCCAGACGGGTTCCGGCGGACTGGGAGACCTCGGCGGCCTGCTCGGCAACATCCTGGGCGGCCCGTCCAACCCGGCACCCCACAGCCCGGCGGGCAGCGGCGTTCAGGGCGGCGTGGGCCTGGAGCCGCTCAACCAGCAGCATCCGCAAAGCGGCAACCCGCTCGAAGACCTGATCGGCATGTTCGGTGGCCAGAAGCGCTGA
- a CDS encoding RelA/SpoT family protein, whose protein sequence is MEQLRPLIAERPPEEREKIEAAYEFARQAHAGVNRKSGEPYITHPVAVAIILAELGLDTDAIAAGLLHDTVEDVEHITFGMIEAAFGLDVRRIVEGETKVSKLTKLSANLQDEQSENLRQMLIAMTDDIRIIIVKLADRLHNMRTLASMKPEKQQRIARETIEIFAPLAHRLGIGQIKWELEDLSFKYLDPEAYRYLQTRLRTRQDERESHITQALEQLRAELLDDIELSEWVEDIDIAGRSKHLWSIHNKMQKEGKALEQIFDLLAIRLILTPKPVNAPEGRQKDRAEDAREKRVCYHTLGIVHSMWSPIPGRFKDYIAVPKPNGYQSLHTTVISQGGQPIEVQIRSRRMHMVAEFGVAAHWMYKQGGSLAEKTRENWLEQMRQLQLDITDASDFVDAVKNDILGGRVFVFTPRGDTVSLPQGATPVDFAYHIHSRIGDTTIGGRVNGSIVSLSHKLKNGDMVEIVTNKNSTPSRDWLNFATTRSARSKIRHHFRVLERAEALQNGHDVLEKYLRKRQLPVRQLMRTKILEDVSFKLAGSRNPDDLYLAIHAGKLTPGAVARMLAPQLAQEQRPPRAPTPRPVEPGGVYVEGFSTTTKLANCCSPIRGDQVMGYLTRGRGVTVHRIDCPNMVRLLKFEPERCVAASWNPGQRGNAIVDLDVVAADRSGLLSDVLSLLAALKHSPMKVAAGVGADSVAHISLRLAVEHQAELMALANELRKIDSVTDVLRVGRGNKSVPKS, encoded by the coding sequence ATGGAACAACTCCGCCCGCTGATCGCGGAGCGCCCGCCAGAAGAACGGGAAAAAATAGAAGCCGCCTACGAGTTCGCCCGCCAGGCCCACGCGGGCGTCAACCGCAAGAGCGGTGAGCCGTACATCACCCACCCGGTGGCGGTCGCCATCATTCTGGCGGAACTCGGCCTCGACACCGACGCCATCGCCGCCGGGCTGCTGCACGACACCGTCGAGGACGTGGAGCACATCACCTTCGGCATGATCGAAGCCGCGTTCGGCCTCGACGTGCGCCGCATCGTGGAAGGCGAAACCAAGGTCAGCAAACTGACCAAGCTCAGCGCCAACCTGCAAGACGAGCAGTCCGAGAACCTTCGCCAGATGCTGATCGCCATGACCGACGACATCCGCATCATCATCGTCAAGCTGGCCGACCGGCTGCACAACATGCGCACGCTCGCCAGCATGAAACCGGAAAAGCAGCAGCGCATCGCCCGCGAGACCATCGAGATTTTCGCGCCGCTGGCCCACCGGCTCGGCATCGGGCAGATCAAGTGGGAACTCGAGGACCTCAGCTTCAAGTACCTTGACCCCGAGGCCTACCGCTACCTGCAAACCCGGTTGCGCACGCGCCAGGACGAGCGCGAGAGCCACATCACCCAGGCGCTGGAGCAACTCAGGGCCGAACTGCTCGACGACATCGAGCTCTCGGAGTGGGTCGAGGACATCGACATCGCCGGGCGCAGCAAGCACCTCTGGAGCATTCATAACAAGATGCAAAAGGAGGGCAAGGCGCTGGAGCAGATTTTCGACTTGCTGGCGATTCGCCTGATCCTGACGCCCAAGCCGGTCAACGCTCCCGAGGGCCGCCAGAAAGACCGCGCCGAGGACGCCCGCGAGAAACGGGTCTGCTACCACACCTTAGGGATTGTCCACAGCATGTGGTCGCCGATTCCGGGCCGCTTCAAGGACTACATCGCCGTGCCCAAGCCCAACGGCTACCAGAGCCTGCACACCACCGTAATCAGCCAGGGCGGGCAGCCGATAGAGGTGCAGATCCGCTCGCGGCGGATGCACATGGTGGCCGAGTTCGGGGTGGCAGCCCACTGGATGTACAAGCAGGGCGGCAGCCTGGCTGAGAAGACCCGCGAGAACTGGCTGGAACAGATGCGCCAGCTGCAACTCGACATCACCGACGCCTCGGACTTCGTGGACGCGGTGAAAAACGACATCCTGGGCGGGCGGGTTTTCGTGTTCACGCCCCGGGGCGATACGGTGAGCCTGCCGCAGGGCGCCACCCCGGTGGACTTTGCCTACCACATCCACAGCCGCATCGGCGACACCACCATCGGCGGGCGGGTCAACGGCTCGATCGTGTCGCTGAGCCACAAGCTCAAGAACGGCGACATGGTGGAGATCGTCACCAACAAGAACAGCACCCCCAGTCGCGACTGGCTGAACTTTGCCACCACCCGCAGCGCCCGCAGCAAGATCCGCCACCACTTCCGGGTGCTGGAGCGCGCCGAGGCGCTGCAAAACGGTCACGACGTGCTGGAAAAATACCTGCGCAAGCGCCAGCTGCCGGTGCGCCAGCTGATGCGCACCAAGATTCTCGAGGACGTGAGCTTCAAGCTGGCCGGCTCGCGCAACCCCGACGATCTCTATCTCGCCATTCACGCCGGCAAGCTCACCCCCGGCGCGGTGGCCCGGATGCTGGCGCCGCAACTCGCCCAGGAGCAGCGCCCGCCGCGCGCGCCGACGCCCCGGCCGGTCGAGCCCGGCGGCGTGTACGTGGAGGGATTCTCAACCACCACCAAACTCGCCAACTGCTGCTCGCCGATTCGGGGTGACCAGGTGATGGGCTACCTGACGCGGGGCCGGGGCGTGACGGTGCACCGCATCGACTGCCCCAACATGGTGCGCCTGCTCAAATTCGAGCCGGAGCGCTGCGTGGCGGCGTCGTGGAATCCGGGGCAGCGCGGCAACGCCATCGTGGACCTCGACGTGGTGGCCGCCGACCGCAGCGGCCTCTTGAGCGACGTGCTGAGCCTGCTGGCGGCCCTCAAGCACAGCCCCATGAAGGTGGCGGCGGGCGTGGGGGCCGACAGCGTGGCGCACATCTCGCTGCGGCTGGCGGTGGAGCACCAGGCCGAGCTGATGGCGCTGGCCAACGAACTGCGCAAGATCGACAGCGTCACCGACGTTCTGCGGGTGGGGCGCGGCAACAAGAGCGTGCCGAAAAGCTAG
- a CDS encoding YqjF family protein produces MTAPPYAMRMIWRRLCFMHWPVSASVLQAQLPKGLRLDTYHGQAYLGVVPFLMADVAPRGLPAVGRLSAFAELNLRTYVVDAEGVAGVWFFSLDAEQPVAVRLARLGFHLPYFDARMWSAQRGDLTEYASVRTHKGARPGVFAGAYRPVGPAFESQEGSLEAWLTERYFLHSAASGRIYRGQIWHRRWPLQRAEAEVRVNTLPELVGLKVQGEPHLLYGEELVVRAGLITRVRS; encoded by the coding sequence ATGACGGCTCCTCCCTACGCGATGCGGATGATCTGGCGGCGGCTGTGCTTCATGCACTGGCCGGTCAGCGCCTCGGTGCTGCAGGCCCAGCTGCCGAAAGGGCTGAGGCTCGACACCTACCACGGTCAGGCCTACCTCGGCGTGGTGCCGTTTCTGATGGCCGACGTGGCCCCGCGCGGCCTGCCGGCGGTGGGCCGGCTCTCGGCTTTTGCCGAACTCAATTTGCGCACCTATGTGGTGGACGCCGAAGGCGTGGCGGGCGTGTGGTTTTTCAGCCTCGATGCCGAGCAGCCCGTGGCGGTGCGGCTGGCCCGGCTGGGCTTTCACCTGCCCTACTTCGACGCCCGGATGTGGAGCGCCCAGCGCGGTGACCTGACCGAATACGCCAGCGTCCGCACCCACAAGGGCGCCCGGCCGGGGGTGTTCGCCGGAGCTTACCGGCCTGTTGGCCCCGCTTTCGAATCGCAGGAAGGCAGCCTGGAGGCCTGGCTCACCGAGCGCTACTTCCTGCACAGCGCGGCGAGCGGGCGCATCTACCGGGGGCAGATCTGGCACCGCCGCTGGCCGCTGCAACGCGCCGAGGCCGAGGTCAGGGTCAACACCCTACCGGAGTTGGTCGGCCTGAAGGTGCAGGGCGAGCCGCACCTGCTTTACGGCGAGGAACTGGTGGTGCGGGCCGGACTGATCACGCGGGTGCGCTCCTAA
- the rpsI gene encoding 30S ribosomal protein S9, whose product MAIEQFYGTGRRKAAVARVFLRPGEGKIVVNGKEFQNYFRGLLRAVHALQGFRETGTAGRYDAYITVAGGGPSGQADAIKLGIARALLKVNPDFRAQLKPKGLLTRDPREVERKKYGLKKARRAPQFSKR is encoded by the coding sequence ATGGCTATTGAACAGTTTTACGGCACCGGTCGCCGCAAGGCCGCGGTGGCGCGGGTGTTCCTGCGCCCCGGCGAAGGCAAGATCGTCGTCAACGGCAAGGAGTTCCAGAACTACTTCCGCGGCCTGCTGCGCGCCGTCCACGCCCTGCAGGGCTTTCGCGAGACCGGCACGGCCGGGCGCTACGACGCCTACATCACCGTGGCGGGCGGCGGCCCCAGCGGCCAGGCCGACGCCATCAAGCTCGGGATCGCCCGCGCCCTGCTGAAGGTCAACCCCGACTTCCGCGCCCAGCTCAAGCCCAAGGGCCTGCTGACCCGCGACCCCCGCGAAGTCGAGCGCAAGAAGTACGGCCTCAAGAAGGCCCGCCGCGCGCCGCAGTTCAGCAAGCGCTAA
- the rplM gene encoding 50S ribosomal protein L13, whose translation MKTYVPDNKEQNWVVVDAAGVPLGRLATLVASRIRGKHRPDFTPNIINGDFVVVVNAEKVALTGKKLDQKVYTRYSGYQGGLKKETARTAIARHPERVIEHAVFGMLPKGRQGRAMHTRLKVYAGEQHPHTAQKPQKLENN comes from the coding sequence GTGAAAACTTACGTGCCTGACAACAAAGAACAGAACTGGGTGGTGGTCGACGCGGCGGGCGTGCCGCTGGGCCGCCTCGCCACCCTGGTCGCCAGCCGCATTCGCGGCAAGCACCGCCCCGACTTTACCCCCAACATCATCAACGGCGATTTCGTGGTGGTCGTGAACGCCGAGAAAGTGGCGCTGACCGGCAAGAAGCTCGACCAGAAGGTCTACACCCGCTACAGCGGCTACCAGGGCGGCCTGAAAAAGGAAACCGCCCGCACCGCCATCGCGCGTCACCCCGAGCGGGTCATCGAGCACGCCGTGTTCGGCATGCTGCCCAAGGGCCGCCAGGGCCGCGCCATGCACACCCGATTGAAGGTCTACGCGGGCGAGCAGCACCCCCACACCGCCCAGAAGCCCCAGAAGCTGGAGAACAACTAA
- a CDS encoding uracil-DNA glycosylase yields MTQNNASNAQMYRSSASGRNVVPGWMKLGGDTPDTIEIQLDLNAADLKRQQATLLIEYWPTPGDIGLQSLLPVRAFTSSPEGWCVFVPAKGQVLVRAIDTEPNPPLLSAHSIVLDPATEPGTIVNVSVRFPTTLPAAISNLQLNN; encoded by the coding sequence ATGACGCAGAACAACGCCTCTAATGCCCAGATGTACCGCAGCAGTGCCAGCGGCCGCAACGTGGTGCCCGGCTGGATGAAGCTGGGCGGCGACACGCCCGACACCATCGAAATCCAGCTGGATTTGAACGCCGCCGACCTCAAGCGCCAGCAGGCCACCCTGCTGATCGAGTACTGGCCCACCCCCGGCGACATCGGGCTGCAAAGCCTGCTGCCGGTGCGCGCCTTCACGTCCTCGCCGGAAGGCTGGTGCGTGTTCGTGCCGGCCAAGGGGCAGGTGCTGGTGCGGGCCATCGACACCGAGCCCAACCCGCCGCTGCTTTCGGCGCACAGCATCGTGCTCGATCCGGCCACCGAGCCCGGCACCATCGTCAACGTCAGCGTGCGCTTTCCCACCACGCTGCCGGCGGCGATCAGCAATCTGCAGCTCAACAACTGA
- the glgB gene encoding 1,4-alpha-glucan branching protein GlgB codes for MNELLPLNHDLLQKLATADLVRPDQILGAHPTVQDGVEGVRFAVWAPNAQHVSVVGDFNYWNGFEHPLERLDFGFWGAFVPQARAGHAYKYNVTGQDGRTVQKADPYMQRSELRPATASIIWESSHPWNDQDWMEKRDQGPGKPISIYEVHLGSWARTADNWYMNYRDLAHRLADYVDWLGYTHVELMGVMEHPYDGSWGYQVTGYYAPTSRFGTPDDFKYFVDHLHSRGIGVLLDWVPGHFPTDEHGLAHFDGGPLYEYADPRKGFHLDWNTYIFDYGRNEVVMFLIGSALKWLEEYHIDGLRVDAVASMLYLDFSRTDWVPNVFGGHENLEAIAFLKRLNDVVAHRVPGAIMIAEESTNFAGVTTPAPFGLGFHYKWAMGWMNDSLAYIEKDPLYRKYDHHKLTFFNVYRTTEKFMLAISHDEAVHGKKSLLRKMPGDQYAQMAGLRTFYTYMWTTPGKKLLFMGQEFAQGTEWNENAELPWYLTDFSDHRGVMLLVRDLNALYKSQPALHCGDHLPEGQMWVNADDADASTYSYIRRDPGTNDWVLVVLNMTPVYREGYVVGVPEGGRYQVLLNTDDGEYGGFGTQQSDLTAREEGVHGQTHRLCLNLAPNSALILKPLPIPVGDRRAEMDLGVTGAAAGEGAAEA; via the coding sequence ATGAACGAGTTGCTGCCGCTGAATCACGATTTGCTGCAAAAGCTGGCGACGGCCGATCTGGTGCGGCCCGACCAGATTCTGGGCGCGCATCCCACCGTGCAAGACGGGGTGGAGGGCGTGCGCTTCGCCGTCTGGGCGCCCAATGCCCAGCACGTCAGCGTGGTGGGCGATTTCAATTACTGGAACGGCTTCGAGCACCCGCTGGAGCGCCTGGATTTCGGCTTCTGGGGCGCCTTCGTGCCGCAGGCCCGTGCCGGGCACGCCTACAAGTACAACGTCACCGGGCAGGACGGGCGCACCGTCCAGAAAGCCGATCCTTACATGCAGCGCTCCGAGCTGCGTCCCGCCACCGCCAGCATCATCTGGGAAAGCAGCCATCCCTGGAACGATCAGGACTGGATGGAAAAGCGCGACCAGGGACCGGGCAAGCCGATCAGCATCTACGAGGTGCACCTGGGCTCGTGGGCGCGCACCGCCGACAACTGGTACATGAATTACCGCGATCTGGCGCACCGCCTGGCCGATTACGTGGACTGGCTCGGCTACACCCACGTCGAGCTGATGGGCGTGATGGAGCACCCCTACGACGGCTCGTGGGGCTATCAGGTTACCGGCTACTACGCGCCGACCAGCCGCTTCGGCACCCCCGACGACTTCAAGTACTTCGTCGATCACCTGCACTCGCGCGGCATCGGGGTGTTGCTCGACTGGGTGCCGGGGCATTTCCCCACCGACGAGCACGGGCTGGCGCACTTCGACGGCGGGCCGCTCTACGAGTACGCCGATCCGCGCAAGGGTTTTCACCTCGACTGGAACACCTACATCTTCGACTACGGCCGCAACGAGGTCGTGATGTTTCTGATCGGTTCGGCGCTCAAGTGGCTGGAGGAGTACCACATCGACGGCCTGCGGGTGGACGCGGTGGCCTCGATGCTCTACTTGGACTTCTCGCGCACCGACTGGGTGCCCAACGTCTTCGGCGGCCACGAGAACCTCGAAGCCATCGCCTTTCTCAAGCGCCTCAACGACGTGGTGGCCCACCGGGTGCCGGGCGCCATCATGATCGCCGAGGAGAGCACCAACTTCGCGGGCGTCACCACCCCGGCGCCGTTCGGGCTGGGCTTTCACTACAAGTGGGCCATGGGCTGGATGAACGACAGCCTCGCCTACATCGAAAAAGACCCGCTCTACCGCAAGTACGACCACCACAAGCTGACCTTTTTCAACGTCTACCGCACCACCGAGAAGTTTATGCTGGCCATCTCGCACGACGAGGCGGTGCACGGCAAGAAGAGCCTGCTGCGCAAGATGCCCGGCGACCAGTACGCCCAGATGGCCGGGCTGCGCACCTTCTACACCTACATGTGGACCACGCCCGGCAAGAAACTGCTGTTCATGGGCCAGGAATTCGCCCAGGGCACCGAGTGGAACGAGAACGCCGAGCTGCCCTGGTACCTCACCGACTTCTCCGACCACCGCGGCGTGATGCTGCTGGTGCGCGACCTCAACGCGCTGTACAAATCGCAGCCGGCCCTGCACTGCGGCGACCACCTGCCGGAAGGGCAGATGTGGGTCAACGCCGACGACGCCGACGCCAGCACCTACAGCTACATTCGCCGGGACCCCGGCACCAACGACTGGGTGCTGGTGGTGCTCAACATGACGCCGGTCTACCGCGAGGGCTACGTGGTGGGCGTGCCGGAGGGCGGACGGTATCAGGTGCTGCTCAATACCGACGACGGCGAGTACGGCGGCTTCGGAACCCAGCAGAGCGACCTCACCGCCCGCGAGGAAGGCGTCCACGGGCAGACCCACCGCCTGTGCCTCAACCTGGCGCCCAACAGCGCCCTGATTCTCAAGCCGCTGCCCATCCCGGTGGGTGATCGCCGGGCCGAGATGGACCTGGGCGTGACCGGCGCGGCGGCCGGCGAGGGCGCTGCGGAGGCATGA
- the hisH gene encoding imidazole glycerol phosphate synthase subunit HisH — protein MLLDYGAGNIRSAEKALVRAGLNVKVTDRPADLDGAAGIVVPGQGHFRQVMEAFDASGFREPLLGAVAAGTPLLGICVGMQMLLTGSDEAPGVAGLNLIEGTARRFEVAPGQKVPQMGWNSLTPVGDSPLLRGLNTPAHAYFVHSYYLPRDIAVTSGALSEYGVSFWSVISQGNIHATQFHPEKSGEVGLALLSRFRRNVLEPNFT, from the coding sequence ATGCTGCTCGACTACGGGGCCGGCAACATTCGCAGCGCCGAGAAAGCGCTGGTGCGCGCCGGCCTCAACGTGAAGGTCACCGATCGGCCCGCCGACCTGGACGGAGCCGCCGGCATCGTGGTGCCGGGCCAGGGACACTTCCGGCAGGTCATGGAGGCCTTCGATGCCAGCGGCTTTCGTGAGCCGCTGCTCGGCGCGGTGGCGGCCGGAACGCCGCTGCTGGGCATCTGCGTGGGCATGCAGATGCTGCTGACCGGCTCCGACGAAGCGCCGGGCGTGGCGGGCCTGAACTTAATTGAGGGCACCGCCCGGCGCTTCGAGGTGGCTCCTGGCCAGAAGGTGCCGCAGATGGGTTGGAACAGCCTCACGCCGGTGGGCGACTCGCCGCTGCTGCGCGGCCTGAATACCCCGGCTCACGCCTACTTCGTGCACAGCTACTACCTGCCGCGCGACATCGCCGTGACCTCCGGCGCCCTGAGTGAGTACGGCGTTTCGTTCTGGTCGGTGATCAGCCAGGGCAACATCCACGCCACCCAGTTTCACCCGGAAAAGAGCGGCGAGGTGGGTCTGGCGCTGCTCTCACGCTTCCGGCGCAACGTGCTGGAGCCGAACTTCACCTAG
- the hisB gene encoding imidazoleglycerol-phosphate dehydratase HisB, with protein MTRHASVHRQTLETDITVTLDLDRPGATLASGHGFFDHMLDQLSRHGRLGLTVKATGDLHIEPHHLVEDTGITLGQALSQALGDRKGIERYGSAFVPMDETLAHVVVDLSGRAHLAFEPEKLDVWGSAGDFTHYHLREFLRGFCNHGGVTLHVRLLAGREAHHVIEAVMKAFARALRDAVKVTSADLPSTKGAL; from the coding sequence ATGACCCGTCACGCCTCCGTTCACCGCCAGACGCTCGAAACCGACATCACCGTGACGCTCGACCTCGACAGGCCCGGCGCGACACTTGCCAGCGGCCACGGGTTTTTCGACCACATGCTCGACCAGCTCTCGCGCCACGGACGGCTGGGGCTGACGGTAAAAGCCACAGGTGATCTGCACATCGAGCCGCACCACCTCGTCGAGGACACCGGCATCACCCTGGGGCAGGCACTTTCGCAGGCGCTGGGCGACAGAAAAGGCATCGAGCGCTACGGCAGCGCCTTCGTGCCGATGGACGAAACGCTGGCGCACGTCGTGGTGGACCTCTCGGGCCGCGCCCACCTTGCCTTCGAGCCGGAGAAGCTCGACGTGTGGGGCTCGGCCGGCGACTTCACCCACTACCACCTGCGCGAGTTTCTGCGCGGCTTTTGCAACCACGGCGGCGTGACCCTGCACGTGCGCCTGCTGGCCGGGCGCGAAGCGCACCACGTCATCGAAGCGGTCATGAAAGCCTTCGCGCGGGCGCTGCGCGACGCGGTCAAGGTGACCAGCGCGGACCTGCCCAGCACCAAGGGGGCCTTGTGA
- a CDS encoding PIG-L deacetylase family protein, whose product MTRLRGKASRRRWPLALLALAVLGSACTAVFSSRLTVPPAAALAAGQELLGKTTVLAIVAHPDDLEWYIGGTLRRLADNGADVQVIVSSDGEKGPNRTASPDLAATRRAEQAAAGKINGYTRIHSLALPDRGVAADPRFLPEVERIYREVRPEAVFVFDPTYPSLPYLHVDHQGSAREFLKFWRTLGAGKPPVYLFQTRRPDVAVDISGVIGTKARALAQHVSQNGGNGGGMTGFFAGSGKAVGVAYAELFRVLRE is encoded by the coding sequence ATGACCCGCCTGCGAGGCAAGGCTTCCCGGCGCCGCTGGCCGCTGGCCCTGCTGGCCCTGGCGGTGCTGGGCAGCGCCTGCACCGCCGTGTTCAGTTCACGCCTGACCGTGCCCCCGGCCGCCGCGCTCGCGGCCGGACAGGAACTGCTCGGCAAGACAACCGTACTGGCGATCGTGGCCCACCCAGACGACCTCGAATGGTACATCGGCGGGACGCTGCGCCGGCTGGCCGACAATGGCGCCGACGTGCAGGTGATCGTCTCCAGCGACGGCGAGAAGGGCCCCAACCGCACCGCCTCGCCGGACCTGGCCGCCACCCGCCGCGCCGAGCAGGCCGCCGCCGGCAAGATCAACGGTTACACCCGCATTCACTCGCTGGCCCTGCCCGACCGGGGCGTCGCCGCCGATCCGCGCTTTTTGCCGGAAGTCGAGCGAATATACCGCGAAGTCAGGCCCGAGGCGGTGTTCGTGTTCGATCCGACCTACCCTTCCCTGCCCTATCTGCATGTCGACCACCAGGGCTCAGCGCGCGAGTTCCTGAAGTTCTGGCGCACGCTTGGGGCCGGCAAGCCGCCGGTCTACCTGTTTCAGACCCGCCGGCCCGACGTGGCGGTGGACATCAGCGGGGTAATCGGCACCAAAGCGCGGGCGCTGGCGCAGCACGTCAGCCAGAACGGGGGGAACGGAGGGGGCATGACCGGCTTTTTCGCCGGCTCCGGCAAGGCGGTGGGCGTGGCTTACGCCGAACTGTTCCGGGTGCTTCGGGAATAA